Sequence from the Patagioenas fasciata isolate bPatFas1 chromosome 36, bPatFas1.hap1, whole genome shotgun sequence genome:
gggggggttggggacatggggtggttggggatgggggggattggggatggggggggtgttggggacatagtgggggtgttggggacacggggggtgttggggacatggggggggtgttggggacatggggggtgttgaggacactggggggggtgttggggacatagcgggggtggggacactgtggggggtgttggggacattgtgggggttgGGAatggggggggtgttggggacatggggggggtgggAACGGGgaggattggggacatggggggaggtgctggggacatggggggggtgttggggacatggagggggttgggaatgggtgggtgttggggacattggggggctgggaatgggggggattggggacatgggggggtgctggggacatgggggggtgttggggacatagcgggggtgttggggacactgggggggtgttggggacacgggggtggttggggacatgggggtggttggggacatggggggggtgttggggacatgggggttgtttgggacatggggggtgttgaggacactgggggggtgttggggacatagCGGGGGTGGGGACActctggggggtgttggggacattgtgggggttgGGAatggggggggtgttggggacatgggggggtgggaaggggggggattggggacatgggggggtgctggggacatggggggggtgttggggacatgggggggttgggaatgggggggtgttggggacatgtggggggttggggacactgaggggggtgtgggggacatggggggttgttggggacacaggggggtgttggggacatggggggggtccaggatggtgggggggggacacgggatcCTACAGGAATAGGAGagcccggggtggggggaaggattGGGGGGGGGGTCTAAGGAATTTGGGGGGGCTATGAGGGAtgggggggacaaaggggacacagaggggggGTCACTCACCCAGCGAATGAGCATGGCGTAGGTGTAGGGGGGGCGCGCAGTGCTGTGCCGATAATACTCCagttctggggggggggggcacgggggggtcaggggggacccaggcatccgggcccccccttccccccaacAACAAATTGGGgggttccccccccaccccaaaacccagggCTCACCTGGGCAGAGCCCCCCGtgctcccaggggtgccctggGGGGGGCGGCGAGGTCTCCGCTTCCCCTTTGTGGGGGGGCGGTTGGCTCCAAATTGGGGGGGGCGCAGCTTGGCCCTTCCCGGGGGGGCCCTGGGGCGGAGGGGGGGGACAAACAAGTGAGGGGTTGGGAGTTATTTGGGGGGGTTGCAGCCCCCCCAAATACCCCGGTTTTGGGGGTTCCCCCCCCCTTCTTACCGCGGGGGGGCCCCTCCGGATGAGCTGAGCCTGTAGCAGCCTCAGGCGGTGCCGCTCGCGGGCCAGCTGGGGGGGcagaggttttgggggggggggtacaagggtttggggggcacaagggggttggggcttggggggggatattgggggggcaCACGGGTTTGGGGGCACAAGGGGGTTGGGGCTTGGGGGGGTGATACTGGGGGAGGCacaagggtttggggggcacaagggggttgggggggtgatattgggggggcacaagggggtttggggcttggggggggtgatattgggggggcacaagggtttggggggcacaaggggtttggggggggtgatactggggggggcacaagggtttggggggcacaaggggtttggggggggggatattgggggggcacaagggtttgggggcacaagGGCATTGGGGCTTggggggggatactgggggggcacaagggggttggggcttgggggggaattgggggggcacaagggtttggggggtcacAAGGTGGTGgggggggtgatattggggggggcacaagggtttggggcttgggggggtgatattgggggggcTACagaggtgtgggggggggcagagATTTGCCTTGAGGGGGTGGGGGCTGATGGTGCGGGGGGGCCCTGGGCGTCACCGGggacttgggggggggggtcacagaggatttgggggggagAATTTTGGGGGCCCCCCCtcacctgctgctccagctcctggatCCTCTCCAGCTGCCGCAGACACTGCGCCACCTCCCCCACTTCGCAccggggtgccctgggggggggcacatttttggggggggggggtgttgtgaagccccccccccccccctccaaaaagggacccaggcgtccgggctccaCTCACCTGGGGGGCTGGGCGGGGGGTGGCTGGGGGGGGTCGGTGCAGGCGGGGGGGGGCGAGGGGGTTCGATTAAATCCAGGGAGACCTGGGAGaggaatttgggggggggggggtgtcacaaAATGCAGGAGGGGTGcaaattttgggggggggggggggtgtgtgggcCTTACCATGTGGCGGGGGGAGCCGCGTCCTCATCACCAGCACCCCGGGGTGGTGGACGTGCAGGAGGGGGGGGCACGACCCCCCCTCGGGTGGCACCTggagaattggggggggggggggggagaggtgaAACCCCCATATCCTGCTGCCCCCCCCCCAATTCACCAGGACGCCCCCCCCATCCTCACCTGGGTGCGCCGAGgggcccccccatccccatgggtcaGAACTGTGGGGCGATCCTGGGGGGGGCGGCGCTGCCTATGGGGGGGAGAAgggtgagaccccccccccccacagcccccccagtacctcccagtgctcccagtttaccccccagtgcctcccagtgctcccagtttaccccccagtgcctcccagtgctcccagtatagaCCTGGGTCTGCTCCCACCCTCCACTGGGAGCCCCCTGTCCCATCCAGAGTCATTGTATGgagctcccagtccatcccagtgctccccagtccatcccagtgaccccccagtccaacccagtccaacccagtgtccccccagtccctcccagtccaacccagtgtccccccagtccatcccagtgccctcccagtccatcccagtgctccccagtccatcccagtgccctcccagtccaacccagtgtccccccagtccctcccagtccaacccagtgtccccccagtccaacccagtgtccccccagtccatcccagtgcccacccagtccatcccagtgccctcccagtccaacccagtccaacccagtgtccccccagtccctcccagtccaacccagtgtccccccagtccatcccagtgccctcccagtccaacccagtgtccccccgtccatcccagtgcccacccagtccatcccagtgccctcccagtccaacccagtgcccccccag
This genomic interval carries:
- the FOXP3 gene encoding forkhead box protein P3 isoform X2; its protein translation is MRTRLPPPHGLPGFNRTPSPPPACTDPPQPPPAQPPRAPRCEVGEVAQCLRQLERIQELEQQLARERHRLRLLQAQLIRRGPPAGPPGKGQAAPPPIWSQPPPHKGEAETSPPPPGHPWEHGGLCPELEYYRHSTARPPYTYAMLIRWNAVRHNLSLHKCFVRVENVRGAVWTVDEAEFRRKRDQRYPRDCDLKFFLPPRS
- the FOXP3 gene encoding forkhead box protein P3 isoform X1, whose amino-acid sequence is MRTRLPPPHGLPGFNRTPSPPPACTDPPQPPPAQPPRAPRCEVGEVAQCLRQLERIQELEQQLARERHRLRLLQAQLIRRGPPAGPPGKGQAAPPPIWSQPPPHKGEAETSPPPPGHPWEHGGLCPELEYYRHSTARPPYTYAMLIRWAILESPQRQRTLGEIYHWFSRMFGYFRHNTATWKNAVRHNLSLHKCFVRVENVRGAVWTVDEAEFRRKRDQRYPRDCDLKFFLPPRS